The following nucleotide sequence is from Acidobacteriota bacterium.
CAAAAGTGAAATGTCAATATTCGCCGCATCGCGGTCAACATTCGCCGCATTCTAATCAATTACTGCCCAGCCAAGAGAAGGCAGCCGCTGTAGAGTTGATCACGCCTCAGGGGAGGCGAAAGTGTTAAGATTGAATCGAGAATTTTGGAGGTTAAGAAAATGCAATTGATTCAACTGCTGCTAGCCAGGCTTTCCAATGACGAGCGCGGCGTTACCACCGCCGAGTACGCTGTCATGTTGGTGTTGGTCGCCATCGCCGTCGCGACGGCCGCCCCCAACATCAGCCAGGCCATCACCGGGGTCTTCCAGGACCTGATCGATGCCCTGACTCCCTAGTCATTGGGTGATGCCAGTGAGCACCAGGCGGCCGAGTGACTCGGCCGCCTGGTGAATGAAGATCGCCATGCCATACAACCGGAACCGAAACGAACGCGGCACTTCCACAGTCGAGGGAGCTTTGGTTCTCATCGCCTTCTTCGTGATACTCTTCGGGATCATGGAGATGGGACGAATCGTCAGCGTCTACCAGACCATGACCGACGCTGTTAGAGAAGGTGCGCGCCTTGCCATCGCGCCCACCGCCGGAACCAGCACCCTGCCTTCGTCGGCGGCTGTGCAGGCCGAAGTCGAGCGCTTTCTGGCGTCCAACGGCATTCAAGGCGCCTCCATCAGCGTCAACCCGGCGACGACGCCCAGCGGCGACACCGCCACTGAGGTTACCGTCTCCTATGATTACAACGTCATAACTCTTTCGATGTTTTCCGATGCCACAATCACTCTCAACGCGGGCTCTACCATGCGCAACGAGACCAGTCCGTGACGGTGGCCAAAAAGGAGCCATCGCAGTCGAACTGGCGCTTATGCTGCCGTTATTCCTGGTCATCGTTTTGACCATCGTCGAATTGGGGACGCTCCTAAACACCTACCAGATTCTCCAGAACGCGGCTCGAGAGGGAGCGCGGATTTCCTCCCTGCCCAAAAACAACATCGACTCCTCTAATCCCGATGCCTCACCGACCACGATCCAAGATGCGGTGGTCGATTACTGCACTGACCGAGGACTGGCCGTGACGGCGGGCGACGTTTCGGTTGACCAAGAGCAATTCGTGACCGTAGGCGCCCGTCAAATGGGAGTTTCGGTGGTAACGGTTTCATACTCCGTGGACCTGATCACGCCGGGGGGCACAACCCTGGCCGGAGGGCCGGTTACCGTTACAGGAGTCGGCGTCTTTCGAAATCTGTACTGAGATGAACACAAAGGTGGAATCATGAGTCGAATCAAACTGCTCATTACGGCCGTGGTGGCGCTGGTACTGGCCGCTTTGGCCACGTTTTTGGTCTACCGTCAGCTCCAGGCCCGGCTGACGGCCAACGAAAACGAAATCCTCGTGGTGGTGGCCAGCCAGGATATTCCGGTTGGCACCATGCTCGACAGCCATCATGTGAGGCTCGCCGCTTGGCCCAAAGACATGGCCATGGAGGGCAGCTTTTCCAAAATCGAAGAGGTTGTGGAGCGTGGCGTGGTCTTGCCCATTCAGTCCAACGAGCCCCTCTTGGAATCGAAGTTGGCTGCCAAAGGCGCCGGGGCCGGATTGGTTTCCACCATTCCGAACGGCATGCGGGCGGTTTCAGTGAAAGTCGATGAAGTGATCGGCGTGGCCGGTTTCGTGCTGCCCGGCACTCATGTGGACGTCATCCTCAGCGGTTCGCCCACCGAGCAGCGCAATATCGAGATGTCGCGGGTCATACTCGAGAACGTCAAGGTGCTGGCCGCCGGCCAGAATATAGAGCACGCCGCCGAGGGAGCGGCTCAGCGGGTTCAAGTCATCACTCTGCTGGTCACTCCGGAAGATGCTCAGAAGCTGGCTTTGGCCGCCAACGACGGGAAAATCCAGTTGGCGCTGCGCAATCCGCTCGACCACGAGAAGGATCCCCAGCAAGCCGTTCACAAGCGGGTTCTGTACGAAGGGGAGAAGAAGGAAGAACCCCGGAGAGTGGTCCCGCAGAGCCGCCTGGTACGTTCCACGCCCAAGCCAAAACCTGAGCCGGCAGTGGCTGCTCCGCCGCCCCCGCGGACTTTCGAAGTGGAACTGATCACAGGCGCCAACCGCGAAACGCTACAGTTCCAAGAGAAAGCGAACGATAAAGGGAAGGCGCAGAAACAATCGGACGGGGATTCGCGCTGACCCGAAGCGAGACCCTCGACAAAAGCCGGATCAGAGTTGGCTTTTGCGGCGGGTCCGCATTCGCGCCGTCCGTTTCTCCGGGGAGAAAAGTCATGAAGTTTGTCGCCCGTACCTTGCTCGCACTCCTGATCATGATGATGTCGCAGGACGCCTTCGGTTCTGTAGCGCTGGCGCAAGAAGGCGCGCCGGCCCCTCGCAGGGGAGAGCGCCTGCGTGTCCTGGTGGGCAAATCTCTGGTGCTCAACTCGCCCCGCCAGTTGCGCCGGGTTTCCATATCCGACCCCCTGGTGGCCTCAGCCAGCGTTCTCTCCGTACGACAGGTGCTGATTCACGGCCTGAAGCCCGGAAGCGTCACGCTGCTGCTATGGGACCAAAACGAGGAGGCCGTAGCCTACGATCTGGATGTCGAACTGAACGTGCCGGAGGCGCGGGAGATGCTCAATCGCCTCTTCCCTTCCGAAGAGGTCGAACTTCGCCAAGCGGCCTCCTCGCTGGTATTGAGCGGCGTGGTTTCCTCGGAAGCTGTGGCCGAGCAGATGACGTCGCTCACCCAGACCTTTTCGCCTGACGTAGTCAACTTGGTGGCGGTGCGCGAGAGAGACGAAACGGTGCTCTTGCAGGTGCGCTTCGCCGAAGTCAATCGGGCGGCCTTGAAACAGTTCGGCTTAACGATCATCAGTACGGGCGCCGGCAATACCATCGGCACCATCGGCACCCAACAATTCAGTGCGCCTCTGGGCAACGTGGGAGCCGTGCCCGCGGAAGTGGATCAAGCCGGCGACCTGGACGCGCCCAGCCTCGTCAGCGGCGGCATCGGCAACCCGTTGCGGGGAACTCCAGCCAGCTTCGGGCTCACCGATTTGCTCAACATCTTCATCTTCAGGCCCGACATCAATCTGGGCGCGTCCATTCGGGCTCTGCAGCAGAAGAATCTTCTGCAGATCCTGGCCGAGCCCAACATTCTGGCCCGCAACGGCAAGGAGGCCAGTTTCTTGGCGGGCGGCGAATTTCCCTTCCCCGTCATCCAGTCCGGAGCTGTAGGCAACGCAGTGACCATCGTTTTCAAGGAATTCGGGGTCCGCCTCAAGTTCACACCCGATCTTCGCGACGACGGCACCATTAAGCTCAAGGTGGCCCCTGAAGTGAGTGCGCTCGATTTCGCCAACGCCCTTAATGTCGCCGGCTTTCTGATCCCGGCCCTTTCCACCCGGAGGGCCGACACCGAGGTGGTGCTGCGCGACGGACAGAGCTTTGCCATCGCGGGACTGATCGACGACCGCATGGTTAAAATCGCGTCCAAGGTACCGGTACTGGGCGACATCCCGGTCTTGGGCAAGCTCTTCCGCAGCCAAACGGTGGACCGGTCGCGCACGGAACTTTTGGTGCTGGTGACCCCGCGCATCGTCCAGCCCACCGCGCCGGGAGAGATGCCGGAGATGCCGGTTTTTCCAGACAAGTTCCTCGATGTTCAGAAGTTTGACTCGAAAAAGGGAGATAAGAAATGAATAAAAATGCGCCAAAACAACCGGGTCAAGAAGGCTACGTGGTCGTCGTGGTGGCCCTGGTGCTGGTGGCCCTGATCGGATTCGTGGCACTGGCCGTGGACGCGGGCGTTTTCTATTCCACCCGTACCACAGCCCAGCGCATCGCCGACGCCTCGGCGGTGGCCGGCGCCTTCACTTTCGTGATCAATCCCGCCGATGAACAGCCCGCGCAGGCCGAAGCCGTGGCGCGCAACCTGGCTTTGGACCAGGACATCCGGGGAATAGCCATCCAAGACGCGGAGATTGGAGTCAGCGTCAACACTGCAACCCGGCAGGTTACGGTAACCATCGACCGCACCGAGACCTCCATCTTCGGCAGTGTACTGGGCATAATGGATGCCGATATCGGGGTGACGGCGACGGCCGAGGCGTCAGAGTTTGCGGGCGGGGCCAACTGTGTCAAACCCTGGATCGTCCCCAATACGGTTCTGTTGCCCGAGGGATCGGACATCTGCGATGTCTGCCCCGGTGCAGACTTTAATCCCGCTCTGGCCGACCAGCTTCTGATCAACAACGGAGTCGTGACACAGCATGCCAAGGATAATTTCGGCGTGCTCAAGTTGGTTCGGCCCACTCAACCCGCGAAAGCTTTGGAGCCTGGCCTCTTTTACTCCATCCAGTTGGGCGCCGGCCCGGGCGGAGACAATTACCGCGAGGCCATCGGCACATGCTCTCTGAACGGAATCTATTGCGGGGCATGTTACGATGTCGAGCCGGGAAACATGGTCGGTCCCACCAAGCAGGGCGTGGCGGATCTGATCGGCGAGGAACCTGACACCTTCAACGAGAGTAACTTCTGTTATGACCCGGGCTGCCGCGACACCAGCCGTTCCCTGGTGGTGGCGCCCATATGG
It contains:
- a CDS encoding Flp family type IVb pilin, which produces MQLIQLLLARLSNDERGVTTAEYAVMLVLVAIAVATAAPNISQAITGVFQDLIDALTP
- a CDS encoding TadE/TadG family type IV pilus assembly protein; the encoded protein is MPYNRNRNERGTSTVEGALVLIAFFVILFGIMEMGRIVSVYQTMTDAVREGARLAIAPTAGTSTLPSSAAVQAEVERFLASNGIQGASISVNPATTPSGDTATEVTVSYDYNVITLSMFSDATITLNAGSTMRNETSP
- a CDS encoding TadE/TadG family type IV pilus assembly protein; the protein is MPQSLSTRALPCATRPVRDGGQKGAIAVELALMLPLFLVIVLTIVELGTLLNTYQILQNAAREGARISSLPKNNIDSSNPDASPTTIQDAVVDYCTDRGLAVTAGDVSVDQEQFVTVGARQMGVSVVTVSYSVDLITPGGTTLAGGPVTVTGVGVFRNLY
- the cpaB gene encoding Flp pilus assembly protein CpaB codes for the protein MSRIKLLITAVVALVLAALATFLVYRQLQARLTANENEILVVVASQDIPVGTMLDSHHVRLAAWPKDMAMEGSFSKIEEVVERGVVLPIQSNEPLLESKLAAKGAGAGLVSTIPNGMRAVSVKVDEVIGVAGFVLPGTHVDVILSGSPTEQRNIEMSRVILENVKVLAAGQNIEHAAEGAAQRVQVITLLVTPEDAQKLALAANDGKIQLALRNPLDHEKDPQQAVHKRVLYEGEKKEEPRRVVPQSRLVRSTPKPKPEPAVAAPPPPRTFEVELITGANRETLQFQEKANDKGKAQKQSDGDSR
- a CDS encoding pilus assembly protein N-terminal domain-containing protein, whose amino-acid sequence is MKFVARTLLALLIMMMSQDAFGSVALAQEGAPAPRRGERLRVLVGKSLVLNSPRQLRRVSISDPLVASASVLSVRQVLIHGLKPGSVTLLLWDQNEEAVAYDLDVELNVPEAREMLNRLFPSEEVELRQAASSLVLSGVVSSEAVAEQMTSLTQTFSPDVVNLVAVRERDETVLLQVRFAEVNRAALKQFGLTIISTGAGNTIGTIGTQQFSAPLGNVGAVPAEVDQAGDLDAPSLVSGGIGNPLRGTPASFGLTDLLNIFIFRPDINLGASIRALQQKNLLQILAEPNILARNGKEASFLAGGEFPFPVIQSGAVGNAVTIVFKEFGVRLKFTPDLRDDGTIKLKVAPEVSALDFANALNVAGFLIPALSTRRADTEVVLRDGQSFAIAGLIDDRMVKIASKVPVLGDIPVLGKLFRSQTVDRSRTELLVLVTPRIVQPTAPGEMPEMPVFPDKFLDVQKFDSKKGDKK
- a CDS encoding Tad domain-containing protein: MNKNAPKQPGQEGYVVVVVALVLVALIGFVALAVDAGVFYSTRTTAQRIADASAVAGAFTFVINPADEQPAQAEAVARNLALDQDIRGIAIQDAEIGVSVNTATRQVTVTIDRTETSIFGSVLGIMDADIGVTATAEASEFAGGANCVKPWIVPNTVLLPEGSDICDVCPGADFNPALADQLLINNGVVTQHAKDNFGVLKLVRPTQPAKALEPGLFYSIQLGAGPGGDNYREAIGTCSLNGIYCGACYDVEPGNMVGPTKQGVADLIGEEPDTFNESNFCYDPGCRDTSRSLVVAPIWDVCNAPDPGGCPGTSFCPGAKLGEKGANVTLRVAGFALLFVEGVQGDGVEARVINVTPCTADSGDGGGGPVGDDGNPQIGPFAVPVRLVQPAS